One segment of Strix aluco isolate bStrAlu1 chromosome 4, bStrAlu1.hap1, whole genome shotgun sequence DNA contains the following:
- the TC2N gene encoding tandem C2 domains nuclear protein isoform X1 encodes MATECIKNCCKWCLCMEKEKNDPVSMVQESEAVAGSKPTIVEKPPLSSVSVKRQVGCSEDYLLSKLPLDGQEVPFVVPPFKLAYVQPKNLPSISHAGGIQESARASFGDRKAELHSVYQWPRYDVYNPFYLEHRVSPDLIRRFQAKSDHRKLYGSVSDLRPSALPGSFDVSRSMFDLRSPPHRFMKRYDSVSSVPSSTSSRKDSQGSNRSLDTITLSGDERDFGRLNVKLCYVSSVEQIWITVLHCKDLSWPSSCGENPRICVKGILTLPKPVHFRSSAKEGCNDIEFMETFVFAIKLQSLQAVRLVFKIQTQTPRKKTIGECFLALRELSSEESSHWLDISPPSKAPVCHAELQVGTCFQAINRRIQLQILEAQNLPVSSTPLSSNFFVKVGMFSTEGMIYKKKTRLLKSTNGQVKWGEMMIFPVSQAEQGISFLIKLYSRSSVRRKHFLGQIWISSDSSNSEAVEQWKDTIANPEKVVVKWYTIGPS; translated from the exons ATGGCAACAGAATGTATAAAAAACTGCTGTAAATGGTGTCTctgcatggaaaaagaaaaaaatgatc CAGTTTCCATGGTGCAGGAATCCGAAGCAGTAGCCGGAAGCAAGCCAACTATTGTAGAGAAGCCTCCATTGTCTTCTGTGTCAGTGAAGCGTCAAGTTGGCTGCTCAGAGGATTATCTGCTTTCTAAACTGCCCCTGGATGGTCAGGAGGTACCATTTGTGGTCCCTCCATTCAAACTGGCTTATGTACAGCCGAAGAACCTTCCTAGTATCTCACATGCTGGAGGGATTCAAG AATCTGCCAGAGCCTCATTTGGTGACCGGAAAGCAGAACTGCACAGCGTGTACCAATGGCCCCGCTATGACGTGTACAACCCCTTCTATTTGGAGCATCGGGTTTCGCCAGATCTGATTAGGCGCTTCCAAGCAAAATCAGATCATAGGAAATTATATGGATCAG TCAGTGATTTAAGGCCTAGTGCTTTGCCTGGATCATTTGATGTAAGTCGTTCAATGTTTGATCTCAGAAGCCCACCTCATCGATTCATGAAG agatATGATTCAGTTTCCAGTGTACCTAGCAGTACCTCTTCCAGGAAGGATTCGCAAGGCAGTAACAGGAGTCTGG ATACTATTACATTATCAGGTGATGAACGAGACTTTGGAAGACTGAATGTGAAGTTGTGTTATGTTTCTTCTGTAGAACAGATTTGGATCACGGTTTTACAT TGCAAAGACCTGAGCTGGCCTTCTAGCTGTGGAGAAAATCCTCGTATCTGTGTCAAGGGAATTCTCACACTGCCCAAACCAGTGCATTTCAGATCTTCTGCCAAGGAGGGGTGCAAT gACATTGAATTTATGGAAACTTTTGTATTTGCTATTAAACTGCAAAGCCTGCAGGCTGTCAGGTTGGTATTTAAAATCCAGACACAGAcacccaggaaaaaaacaattggAGAGTGCTTCTTGGCGCTGCGGGAGCTGAGCTCAGAGGAGTCAAGTCATTGGCTGGATATATCTCCTCCTTCCAAAGCACCT GTGTGCCATGCAGAACTTCAAGTAGGAACTTGTTTTCAAGCAATAAACAGGAGGATTCAGTTACAGATTCTTGAAGCACAAAACCTTCCAGTTTCATCTACACCACTGTCTTCAA ATTTCTTTGTGAAAGTTGGAATGTTTAGTACAGAAGGGATGATCTATAAGAAGAAGACTCGTCTTCTGAAGTCAACTAATGGCCAAGTGAAATGGGGAGAAATGATGATTTTTCCAGTTAGCCAAGCTGAACAAGGAATTAGCTTTCTCATCAAGCTCTACAGCAGAAGCTCAGTGAGAAGAAAACACTTCCTAGGACAG ATCTGGATAAGTTCTGATAGCAGTAACAGTGAAGCAGTAGAGCAGTGGAAAGATACTATTGCCAACCCTGAAAAAGTTGTTGTTAAATGGTACACCATTGGTCCATCTTGA
- the TC2N gene encoding tandem C2 domains nuclear protein isoform X2 gives MATECIKNCCKWCLCMEKEKNDLSMVQESEAVAGSKPTIVEKPPLSSVSVKRQVGCSEDYLLSKLPLDGQEVPFVVPPFKLAYVQPKNLPSISHAGGIQESARASFGDRKAELHSVYQWPRYDVYNPFYLEHRVSPDLIRRFQAKSDHRKLYGSVSDLRPSALPGSFDVSRSMFDLRSPPHRFMKRYDSVSSVPSSTSSRKDSQGSNRSLDTITLSGDERDFGRLNVKLCYVSSVEQIWITVLHCKDLSWPSSCGENPRICVKGILTLPKPVHFRSSAKEGCNDIEFMETFVFAIKLQSLQAVRLVFKIQTQTPRKKTIGECFLALRELSSEESSHWLDISPPSKAPVCHAELQVGTCFQAINRRIQLQILEAQNLPVSSTPLSSNFFVKVGMFSTEGMIYKKKTRLLKSTNGQVKWGEMMIFPVSQAEQGISFLIKLYSRSSVRRKHFLGQIWISSDSSNSEAVEQWKDTIANPEKVVVKWYTIGPS, from the exons ATGGCAACAGAATGTATAAAAAACTGCTGTAAATGGTGTCTctgcatggaaaaagaaaaaaatgatc TTTCCATGGTGCAGGAATCCGAAGCAGTAGCCGGAAGCAAGCCAACTATTGTAGAGAAGCCTCCATTGTCTTCTGTGTCAGTGAAGCGTCAAGTTGGCTGCTCAGAGGATTATCTGCTTTCTAAACTGCCCCTGGATGGTCAGGAGGTACCATTTGTGGTCCCTCCATTCAAACTGGCTTATGTACAGCCGAAGAACCTTCCTAGTATCTCACATGCTGGAGGGATTCAAG AATCTGCCAGAGCCTCATTTGGTGACCGGAAAGCAGAACTGCACAGCGTGTACCAATGGCCCCGCTATGACGTGTACAACCCCTTCTATTTGGAGCATCGGGTTTCGCCAGATCTGATTAGGCGCTTCCAAGCAAAATCAGATCATAGGAAATTATATGGATCAG TCAGTGATTTAAGGCCTAGTGCTTTGCCTGGATCATTTGATGTAAGTCGTTCAATGTTTGATCTCAGAAGCCCACCTCATCGATTCATGAAG agatATGATTCAGTTTCCAGTGTACCTAGCAGTACCTCTTCCAGGAAGGATTCGCAAGGCAGTAACAGGAGTCTGG ATACTATTACATTATCAGGTGATGAACGAGACTTTGGAAGACTGAATGTGAAGTTGTGTTATGTTTCTTCTGTAGAACAGATTTGGATCACGGTTTTACAT TGCAAAGACCTGAGCTGGCCTTCTAGCTGTGGAGAAAATCCTCGTATCTGTGTCAAGGGAATTCTCACACTGCCCAAACCAGTGCATTTCAGATCTTCTGCCAAGGAGGGGTGCAAT gACATTGAATTTATGGAAACTTTTGTATTTGCTATTAAACTGCAAAGCCTGCAGGCTGTCAGGTTGGTATTTAAAATCCAGACACAGAcacccaggaaaaaaacaattggAGAGTGCTTCTTGGCGCTGCGGGAGCTGAGCTCAGAGGAGTCAAGTCATTGGCTGGATATATCTCCTCCTTCCAAAGCACCT GTGTGCCATGCAGAACTTCAAGTAGGAACTTGTTTTCAAGCAATAAACAGGAGGATTCAGTTACAGATTCTTGAAGCACAAAACCTTCCAGTTTCATCTACACCACTGTCTTCAA ATTTCTTTGTGAAAGTTGGAATGTTTAGTACAGAAGGGATGATCTATAAGAAGAAGACTCGTCTTCTGAAGTCAACTAATGGCCAAGTGAAATGGGGAGAAATGATGATTTTTCCAGTTAGCCAAGCTGAACAAGGAATTAGCTTTCTCATCAAGCTCTACAGCAGAAGCTCAGTGAGAAGAAAACACTTCCTAGGACAG ATCTGGATAAGTTCTGATAGCAGTAACAGTGAAGCAGTAGAGCAGTGGAAAGATACTATTGCCAACCCTGAAAAAGTTGTTGTTAAATGGTACACCATTGGTCCATCTTGA